A genome region from Pseudanabaena sp. Chao 1811 includes the following:
- a CDS encoding TIGR03643 family protein — translation MDKQQIKEAITAADLDRIVEMAWEDRTSFDTIYDQFGISEAEVIKIMRKSMKRSSFLMWRERVSGRKTKHAKTSEAQRFRCSQQDKFKSR, via the coding sequence ATGGATAAACAGCAGATAAAAGAAGCAATCACTGCGGCTGATCTCGATCGCATTGTGGAAATGGCATGGGAAGACCGCACCAGCTTTGATACGATTTACGACCAATTTGGCATTTCTGAGGCGGAAGTGATTAAAATCATGCGTAAGTCAATGAAACGCTCATCATTTCTAATGTGGCGAGAAAGGGTAAGTGGTCGCAAAACTAAACACGCAAAGACCTCTGAGGCGCAAAGATTTCGCTGTAGTCAACAAGATAAATTCAAGTCTCGCTAA
- the lepB gene encoding signal peptidase I, producing MTKPSPQPSQPHKSKKPNQGKKSKASNFWKETAQTLGLTVALAFGFRVTIAQAYYLPPSGSMEPTLQNYDRVMVDKLSYRFQTPKRYDIIVFEPNEAVVKGCSLSAEKQKSSLIKRVIGLPGDRVEIKDGTTYINGQPLSEPYLTKAPEYELPPITVPAHAYFALGDNRNNSCDGHIWGFVPQQNIIGKAAFRFWPIDHFGNIDK from the coding sequence ATGACCAAACCATCTCCTCAACCATCACAACCACATAAATCCAAGAAGCCCAATCAAGGTAAAAAATCAAAGGCATCTAACTTTTGGAAAGAAACTGCTCAAACCTTAGGCTTAACGGTTGCTTTAGCGTTTGGATTTCGGGTCACGATCGCACAGGCTTACTATCTACCGCCATCGGGTTCGATGGAGCCAACTTTGCAAAATTACGATCGCGTGATGGTAGACAAACTCAGTTATCGCTTTCAAACGCCAAAACGCTATGACATCATCGTATTTGAGCCAAATGAGGCTGTAGTAAAAGGGTGTAGTCTATCTGCTGAGAAGCAAAAAAGCTCATTGATTAAGCGCGTGATTGGTTTACCAGGCGATCGCGTCGAGATCAAGGATGGAACTACCTATATCAATGGTCAGCCTTTATCGGAGCCATATTTAACAAAAGCTCCTGAATATGAGTTGCCACCAATAACCGTCCCTGCCCATGCCTACTTTGCCCTAGGCGATAATCGCAATAATAGTTGTGATGGGCATATTTGGGGCTTTGTACCGCAGCAAAACATCATTGGTAAGGCAGCTTTTCGATTCTGGCCAATTGATCATTTTGGTAATATCGATAAATGA